The Salminus brasiliensis chromosome 3, fSalBra1.hap2, whole genome shotgun sequence genome contains a region encoding:
- the txnl4a gene encoding thioredoxin-like protein 4A, with the protein MSYMLPHLHNGWQVDQAILSEEDRVLVIRFGHDWDPTCMKMDEVLYSIAEKVKNFAVIYLVDITEVPDFNKMYELYDPCTVMFFFRNKHIMIDLGTGNNNKINWTMEDKQEMIDIIETVYRGARKGRGLVVSPKDYSTKYRY; encoded by the exons ATGTCGTACATGCTCCCACATCTCCACAACGGCTGGCAAGTGGACCAGGCGATTCTGTCCGAGGAGGACCGTGTGCTCGTTATCCGATTTGGACACGATTGGGACCCCACATGCATGAAAATGGACGAAGTTTTGTACAGTATTGCTGAAAAG GTCAAGAATTTTGCAGTAATTTACCTGGTGGATATCACTGAAGTGCCAGATTTCAATAAGATGTACGAGTTGTATGACCCCTGTACAGTCATGTTCTTCTTCAG GAACAAACACATCATGATTGATCTTGGGACGGGTAACAACAACAAGATCAACTGGACCATGGAGGACAAACAGGAGATGATAGACATTATTGAGACAGTCTACAGGGGTGCAAGGAAAGGAAGAGGTCTAGTGGTGTCCCCCAAAGACTACTCCACCAAATACAGATACTGA
- the nutf2l gene encoding nuclear transport factor 2, like, with product MAEKPVWEQIGTGFVQHYYQQFDSDRGKLADLYTDASCLTWEGEGFQGKTAIMGKLSSLPFQTIQHSITAQDHHPTPDSCVMSMVMGQLKADQDQVMGFQQVFLLKNVDNKWVCTNDMFRLALHNFGA from the exons ATGGCAGAGAAACCCGTGTGGGAACAAATCGGCACAGGATTTGTGCAGCACTATTATCAGCAGTTTGATTCAGACCGTGGGAAGCTCGCTGACCTCTAT ACTGATGCGTCCTGTCTGACCTGGGAAGGAGAAGGATTTCAGGGGAAGACTGCCATCATGGGCAAACTGAGT AGCCTGCCGTTTCAGACCATTCAGCACAGCATCACTGCTCAGGACCATCATCCCACACCAGACAGCTGTGTCATGAGCATGGTCATGGGACAATTAAAG GCTGACCAGGACCAAGTTATGGGCTTTCAACAAGTGTTCCTGCTAAAGAATGTTGATAATAAGTGGGTCTGCACTAATGATATGTTCCGGTTAGCTCTTCACAATTTTGGAGCGTAG
- the adnp2b gene encoding activity-dependent neuroprotector homeobox protein 2b — translation MYQYPVRGLEKIRKTRKKVKNILSEFGLEQCLSLCEDLQGYDPGDTVYNATEWNDLADGFDGKWKKKWQYRTRGLCCSLCKFSTRSWYSFRAHIHRCHDEEQRLCSLSVCSGCPFIAHPKVISKHYKLFHVEPQKPEYDPLPQQLPTKAIGSHVFQCRKCPFNDNLLYSMKKHVLINHYTSLLNRFAAQRTDNELQALGPLYQKFYCKVCGANAETSEHLLYHILTSEKHKELELHINALIFETDNKKMFPALAPKVQGPVLAGPNGQPLATQGPAPGAVLPGVANGGPRLFSGPGPNTALLPAQASALVQLASAEAKGLLQPGQPMSLQTARAASATVPAMGGMAPPPAMHPVISHQQLPVRVGVPGQLQPPPRQVLVPPGVQFNVPAVRGPPPPPPSPQSLIVAPRFPVNQPTPRGTMLTSQSLLSHLIPTGNKVDGLPTYTLAPLHILSVQPNNMQMANKAPMPVSQHNPTLQQNTLASNGSQDSKQTKRWITCPVCNELFPSSIYESHAEVHKESSKKSKLGLAARAPFLKKMPDKTVKCLMCKILLSEKGLFEHLLHGLNCLYCSGMFYSIKQLVAHIQMEHNPNQKANCDFMRREYRLYTDETGSLLFPYFDINTTAPKEMMGERELNLALVTNSLDLIFLKMMPASPQPVCKMPMPKPDSLDCVFCSDKQLNMECYQIHLREKHFIVPTLHAILKAPAYKCIYCGGVYTGKTTVKAISVHISKCRSAPKTPKDAERIMSSGLAAAPRVSQGLMSFPPPPRQTAIQVPAPVQASVPAIRSPETAAEMQSKLRLELAVREAIEANKREREARLARKRKLERDRLVGLTAPSPEMQVDPSVQFALDPAGMEIRSFEDRRDFVNKYFNKQPYPVKKEIVALSSRLLLNKTDVACQFGSKRTRCMKHLQRNKAVVLLGFKMMDVMKLKHDLVIPEIEPEKTSVETEPETVERNLQSQEAQEAQEAQEAV, via the exons ATGTATCAGTATCCAGTACGAGGCCTAGAGAAAATTCGAAAAACAAGGAAGAAAGTGAAGAACATTCTGAGTGAATTTGGGCTtgagcaatgtctaagcttgtgTGAG GATCTCCAGGGCTATGATCCAGGGGACACTGTTTATAATGCGACGGAATGGAATGATCTGGCTGATGGGTTTGATGGaaagtggaagaaaaag tggCAATATCGGACAAGAGGCCTGTGCTGTTCCTTGTGTAAATTTTCAACACGATCTTGGTATTCCTTCAGAGCTCATATTCATCGCTGCCATGATGAGGAGCAGCGTCTCTGCAGCCTTTCTGTCTGTTCCGGCTGCCCATTTATTGCTCACCCGAAGGTGATCTCCAAGCACTATAAACTGTTCCACGTTGAACCCCAAAAGCCAGAGTATGATCCGTTACCACAACAGCTACCCACTAAAGCTATAGGGAGTCATGTATTTCAGTGCAGAAAATGCCCCTTTAATGATAATCTCCTGTACAGCATGAAGAAACATGTTCTTATTAATCACTACACATCCCTGTTAAATCGTTTTGCCGCTCAAAGGACTGACAATGAACTGCAGGCTCTGGGGCCGCTGTACCAGAAATTTTATTGTAAGGTCTGCGGTGCAAACGCAGAGACGTCTGAGCACTTGCTCTATCACATACTAACCTCTGAAAAGCACAAGGAGTTGGAATTACACATCAATGCTCTCATTTTCGAGACGGACAATAAGAAAATGTTTCCCGCTTTAGCACCAAAAGTACAAGGTCCTGTTCTTGCAGGGCCAAACGGCCAACCGTTAGCGACTCAAGGGCCGGCTCCAGGAGCAGTACTACCGGGAGTGGCAAATGGTGGTCCTAGACTGTTTAGCGGCCCTGGGCCGAACACAGCGCTTCTTCCTGCTCAAGCTTCGGCCCTCGTTCAGCTTGCCAGCGCCGAAGCAAAGGGTTTGCTGCAGCCTGGCCAGCCAATGAGTCTCCAGACTGCAAGAGCTGCATCTGCCACAGTACCTGCCATGGGAGGCATGGCTCCTCCTCCAGCAATGCAtccagttatttcacatcagcaACTACCAGTCAGAGTGGGAGTCCCTGGTCAGTTGCAGCCTCCACCCCGTCAAGTTCTGGTCCCACCAGGGGTACAGTTTAATGTGCCAGCTGTAAGGGGACctccgccaccaccaccatctccGCAATCATTGATTGTAGCCCCACGGTTCCCTGTGAACCAGCCAACTCCTAGGGGCACCATGCTGACGTCACAGTCTCTTCTAAGTCATCTGATTCCCACAGGCAACAAAGTGGATGGCCTGCCTACCTACACTCTTGCACCATTACATATTTTGTCGGTCCAGCCAAATAACATGCAAATGGCCAACAAAGCACCAATGCCTGTGTCGCAGCACAACCCTACACTTCAGCAGAATACCCTGGCCAGCAATGGTTCCCAGGACTCCAAGCAAACTAAGAGATGGATCACCTGTCCTGTTTGTAATGAGCTTTTCCCGTCCAGTATTTACGAGTCCCATGCTGAGGTCCATAAAGAGTCCTCCAAGAAATCCAAGCTAGGCCTAGCTGCCCGAGCACCGTTCTTGAAGAAGATGCCAGACAAGACTGTGAAATGTCTGATGTGCAAGATCTTGCTTTCTGAAAAGGGACTTTTTGAGCATCTGCTTCATGGTCTAAACTGCCTGTATTGTTCTGGGATGTTCTATTCTATCAAGCAGCTGGTTGCACATATCCAAATGGAGCACAATCCCAACCAAAAGGCGAACTGTGACTTCATGAGACGAGAGTATCGTCTTTACACAGACGAGACCGGCAGCCTTCTTTTCCCCTATTTCGACATTAACACCACGGCCCCAAAAGAGATGATGGGAGAAAGGGAGCTTAACTTGGCTCTAGTCACTAACTCTCTTGACCTCATATTTCTGAAGATGATGCCTGCGAGTCCTCAGCCTGTGTGCAAGATGCCCATGCCAAAACCAGACAGTTTAGACTGCGTCTTCTGTTCTGACAAGCAGTTGAACATGGAGTGCTATCAGATTCACCTCCGAGAGAAGCACTTCATTGTACCGACTCTACATGCCATACTTAAAGCCCCAGCCTACAAGTGCATCTACTGTGGCGGCGTGTACACAGGAAAAACCACAGTGAAGGCAATCAGCGTCCACATATCCAAATGCCGCTCCGCGCCCAAGACCCCCAAAGATGCCGAAAGGATAATGAGTTCTGGGCTAGCCGCAGCGCCCAGAGTAAGCCAGGGGCTGATGTCGTTCCCTCCGCCCCCAAGACAGACTGCAATTCAAGTTCCAGCTCCAGTCCAAGCCTCGGTCCCAGCGATCCGGTCCCCGGAGACAGCAGCAGAAATGCAGAGCAAGTTGAGGCTGGAGCTGGCTGTGAGAGAGGCTATAGAGGCAAacaagagggaaagagaagcCAGGCTAGCAAGGAAAAGGAAGCTGGAGAGAGATAGGTTAGTAGGTTTGACCGCTCCATCACCCGAAATGCAAGTTGATCCTTCTGTGCAGTTCGCGCTGGACCCTGCTGGAATGGAGATCCGGTCCTTTGAGGATCGCCGGGATTTTGTAAACAAGTACTTCAACAAGCAACCCTACCCAGTCAAGAAGGAGATTGTTGCCCTGAGCAGCCGTCTACTGCTGAATAAGACCGACGTCGCCTGCCAGTTTGGATCAAAGCGCACGAGGTGTATGAAGCACCTGCAGAGAAACAAAGCTGTGGTGCTTTTAGGTTTCAAAATGATGGATGTGATGAAACTGAAGCACGACCTGGTTATTCCTGAGATCGAGCCAGAGAAGACCTCCGTAGAAACGGAACCAGAAACCGTGGAACGAAACCTTCAAAGCCAAGAGGCGCAAGAGGCGCAAGAGGCACAAGAGGCTGTCTAG